A DNA window from Pogona vitticeps strain Pit_001003342236 chromosome 2, PviZW2.1, whole genome shotgun sequence contains the following coding sequences:
- the LOC140703737 gene encoding uncharacterized protein LOC140703737 — MKNEEPNPRSLQHLQDDEQEEKNGLTTSKASWAGTDNQTRKQRIENWSGQAWTSHERTDAGEKQHQCFECGKSFSQRCHLRSHQRTHTGEKQHKCLECGKSFSHSGVLRLHQRTHTGEKPHKCTECGKSFSQRGHLRSHQRTHTGEKPHKCLECGKSFSQRWHLRSHQRTHTGEKPHKCLECGKSFSHSGVLRLHQRTHTGEKPHKCTECGKSFSECGHLRSHQRTHTGEKPHKCLECGKSFSHSGSLRLHQRIHTGEKPHKCLECGKSFSKSDYLKLHQRIHTGEKPHKCMECGKSFRHSGSLRGHQRIHTGEKPHKCLECGKSFSQSGLLRSHQRTHTVEKPHKCLECGKSFSHSGSLTIHQRIHTGEKPHECTECGKSFSSSGALRSHERTHTGEKPHKCMECGKSFSHSGVLRLHQRTHTGEKPHKCTECGKSFSQRGHLSSHQRTHTGEKPHKCLECGKSFSQRWHLRSHQRTHTGEKPHKCLECGKSFSHSGVLRLHQRTHTGEKPHKCTECGKSFSVCGHLRSHQRTHTGEKPHKCLECGKSFSHSGSLRLHQRIHTGEKPHKCLECGKSFSQSDYLKLHQRIHTGEKPHKCMECGKSFRHSGSLRGHQRIHTGEKPHKCLECGKSFSQSGLLRSHQRTHTGEKPHKCLECGKSFSHSGSLTIHQRTHTGEKPHECTECGKSFSSSGALRSHERTHTGEKPHKCLECGKSFGQSGNLRSHQRTHTGEKQHKCLECGKSFSHSGVLRLHQRTHTGEKPHKCTECGKSFSRTDHLRSHQRTHTGEKPHKCLECGKSFTQRWHLRSHQRTHTGEKPHKCLECGKSFSHSGVLRLHERTHTGEKPHKCTECGKSFSQCGRLRSHQRIHTGEKPHKCLECGKSFSQSDYLKLHQRIHTGEKPHKCMECGKSFSQCCQLRSHQRTHTGEKPHKCLECGKSFRHSGSLRGHQRIHTVEKPHKCLECGKSFSQSGLLRSHQRTHTGEKPHKCTECGKSFSSSGALRSHERTHTGEKPHKCMECGKRFSKSRNLRSHERTHTREKPHKCLECGKSFSINSHLRKHRRTHTGEKPHKSAVL; from the exons ATGATGAACAGGAGGAGAAGAATGGCCTAACAACATCTAAGGCAAGCTGGGCAGGAACTGATAATcaaacaagaaaacagagaattgaaaattgGAGTGGGCAGGCATGGACTTCACATGAAAGGACGGATGCAGGGGAGAAACAACATCAATGcttcgaatgtggaaagagttttagtcaacgttgtcaccttaggtcacatcaaaggactcacactggggagaaacaacataaatgcttggaatgtggaaagagttttagtcacagtggtgtccttaggttacatcaaaggactcacactggggagaaaccacataaatgcacggaatgtggaaagagctttagtcagcgtggtcaccttaggtcgcatcaaaggactcacactggggagaagccacataaatgcttggaatgtggaaagagttttagtcaacGTTggcaccttaggtcacatcaaaggactcacactggggagaaaccacataaatgcttggaatgtggaaagagttttagtcacagtggtgtccttaggttacatcaaaggactcacactggggagaaaccacataaatgcacagaatgtggaaagagctttagtgagtgtggtcaccttaggtcacatcaaaggactcacactggggagaaaccacataaatgcttggaatgtggaaagagctttagtcacagtggttcccttaggttacatcaaaggattcacactggggagaaaccacataaatgcttggaatgtggaaagagttttagtaaGAGTGAttaccttaagttacatcaaaggattcacactggggagaaaccacataaatgcatggaatgtggaaagagttttcgTCACAGTGGTTCCCTTAGAggacatcaaaggattcacactggggagaaaccacataaatgcttggaatgtggaaagagttttagtcagagtggtctcctgaggtcacatcaaaggactcacactgtggagaaaccacataaatgcttggaatgtggaaagagctttagtcacagtggttcCCTTACgatacatcaaaggattcacactggggagaaaccacatgaatgcacggaatgtggaaagagctttagtagcagtggtgcccttaggtcacatgaaaggactcacactggggagaaaccacataaatgcatggaatgtggaaagagctttagtcacagtggtgtccttaggttacatcaaaggactcacactggggagaaaccacataaatgcacggaatgtggaaagagctttagtcagcgTGGTCACCTTAGCtcgcatcaaaggactcacactggggagaagccacataaatgcttggaatgtggaaagagttttagtcaacGTTggcaccttaggtcacatcaaaggactcacactggggagaaaccacataaatgcttggaatgtggaaagagttttagtcacagtggtgtccttaggttacatcaaaggactcacactggggagaaaccacataaatgcacagaatgtggaaagagctttagtgtgtgtggtcaccttaggtcacatcaaaggactcacactggggagaaaccacataaatgcttggaatgtggaaagagctttagtcacagtggttcccttaggttacatcaaaggattcacactggggagaaaccacataaatgcttggaatgtggaaagagttttagtcagagtgattaccttaagttacatcaaaggattcacactggggagaaaccacataaatgcatggaatgtggaaagagttttcgTCACAGTGGTTCCCTTAGAggacatcaaaggattcacactggggagaaaccacataaatgcttggaatgtggaaagagttttagtcagagtggtctcctgaggtcacatcaaaggactcacactggggagaaaccacataaatgcttggaatgtggaaagagctttagtcacagtggttcCCTTAcgatacatcaaaggactcacactggggagaaaccacatgaatgcacggaatgtggaaagagctttagtagcagtggtgcccttaggtcacatgaaaggactcacactggggagaaaccacataaatgcttggaatgtggaaagagctttggtcagagtggtaaccttaggtcacatcaaaggactcacactggggagaaacaacataaatgcttggaatgtggaaagagttttagtcacagtggtgtccttaggttacatcaaaggactcacactggggagaaaccacataaatgcacggaatgtggaaagagctttagtcggactgatcatcttaggtcacatcaaaggactcacactggggagaaaccacataaatgcttggaatgtggaaagagttttactCAACGTTggcaccttaggtcacatcaaaggactcacactggggagaaaccacataaatgcttggaatgtggaaagagttttagtcacagtggtgtccttaggttacatgaaaggactcacactggggagaaaccacataaatgcacagaatgtggaaagagctttagtcagtgTGGTcgccttaggtcacatcaaaggattcacactggggagaaaccacataaatgcttggaatgtggaaagagttttagtcagagtgattaccttaagttacatcaaaggattcacactggagagaaaccacataaatgcatggaatgtggaaagagttttagtcaatGTTGtcaacttaggtcacatcaaaggactcacactggggagaaaccacataaatgcttggaatgtggaaagagttttcgTCACAGTGGTTCCCTTAGAggacatcaaaggattcacactgtggagaaaccacataaatgcttggaatgtggaaagagttttagtcagagtggtctcctgaggtcacatcaaaggactcacactggggagaaaccacataaatgcacggaatgtggaaagagctttagtagcagtggtgcccttaggtcacatgaaaggactcacactggggagaaaccacataaatgcatggaatgtggaaagaggtttagtAAGAGtcgtaaccttaggtcacatgaaagaactcacactagggagaaaccacataaatgcttggaatgtggaaagagcttcagtattAATAGTCATCTTAGGAAACAtagaagaac tcacactggggagaaaccacataagagtgctgtcctgtga